The genomic stretch CGTCTACCTGCTGTTCGGCACGCTCCTCGTGCTGCTCGTCGTCGCACTCGTGGTCGTCCCCGAGCAGGTCGTCGCTCGACCCGGGGCGCTGCGGTCACTCCGTCCGACGGTGTCGGTGCCACGGGCCTCCCGGCGGCTGTTCCGCAGCGTCGCCGGGTCGCTCGTGTCCAGCTGGGCGCTCGGCGGACTGTTCCTGTCGCTCGTGCCCTCCGCCCTCGGCGCGGTCTTCGGCATCCACAACCACTTCGCCGCCGGCGCCCTGATCGCCGTCGTCACCGGCGTCGGCGCCCTGACCGGCCTGGCGATCCAGCGCGTCGACACCCGCAAGGCGGTCCTGCTCGGCCTCGTCGCGCTCGTCCTCGGACCGATCGTCACCGTCACCTTCGTGGTCATGCCGTCGCTGCCCGGACTGGTCGTCGGCAGCGCGATCGCCGGTGTCGGGTTCGGCGCGGGCTTCCAGGCGCCGCTCCGGATGCTCCTCGCCACCGCGGCACCCACCCACCGTGCCGGACTGCTGTCGACGATCTACGTGGTCAGCTACCTGGCTTTCGGCGTGCCGAGCGTCATCGGCGGGTTCCTCGAGCCGGCGCTCGGCCTGGTGCCGGTGCTCGCCGGCTACGGGGCGTTCATCGTCCTCGCGGCGCTCGTCGCCCTCGTCCTGCAGGTCACGTCGAAGGACGCGGCCGAGGTGGAAGAGGCCGCAGCCGACGAGGTCGAACGCACCGCGACCGGATCGGTCCGCACGGTCTGACGCGCAGCGAGCGGCGGAGCAGACTGCGGGCGGCCCCGAGCGCCGCTCAGTGCCCGGTCCGCGCGGTCAGTGCCCGGCCCGTGCGGTCAGTGCCCGGTCCGCGCGGTCTGGCCGCGCGGGCGCTGCACCCCGACGTTCCGGTGCGCCTCGGCGTGCGCGGCGTCGACGTCCGCCTTGCCCTTGTCCGCCGCAGCCCGCATCCGCTTCGACGGCGCGTGGTGCTTCGCCCAGTCCCAGAACCGGTGCAGCTTCGCCCGCAGCCAGGTGATGATGCGGTGGAAGAAGTGGAACTCGCTCGCCAGGACCGTCAGACCGACGAAGACGACGAGCCAGCCCGGACCGGGCAGCGGCACGAGGATCAGCCCGATCACGACGATGAGGCCGCCGACGATCCCGACCAGGACCTTGTAGAAGAGGTGCACGTGCGGTCGGGCGTGGATCCAGGTGCGCAGGTCACGGAACCACTGGAAGCGCTGCCGACCGGATGACGCGTCGGGAGCAGCACTCCGGGGAGGCTCAGTCGGGTCGCCGTGCATGTCCGCACGCTAGGGCGCGCGGCTGGGAAACCGCGGCGGATCGGGTCCGTGTGTGGTGGGGACGCTGCGGGGTGGGGACCGCGCACCGCGACGTGCGTGCAGGGGTCTGCCGCGCCTCCCGTCCGGCCGGGAGGCCCGTCACGCGTGCGCGACGCACGTCGCCGCCCACGGGACCGCGGCCAGGCGCGCCTGCGGGATCGGCTCCCCACCCACCGCGCAGCGGCCGTAGGTCCCGGCGTCGAGGCGCCCGAGGGCCGCGTCGACCTGCTCGACGCGGCGGCGGGCGTCGTCCCGCACCGCGCCGAGCGAGCTGCGTTCCCAGGCCAGGGTCGAGCCCTCCGGGTCGTGCTCGTCGTCGGTGTTCGCGCCGTCCCGCGCATCACTGACGTCCAGCATGCTGCGCTCGACGTCGACCAGCAGCTTCGTCGCACGGGTCCGTTCGGTCAGCAGGGTGGTCCGCGGATCGAAGTCCATGTCCTCGACCGTAGTCCGCCGGAATGCCCGCCCAGCCGAATGCGTTCGCATGCACATGACGAAGATCGGGTTCCTCTCCTTCGGGCACTGGCGTGACGTGCCCGGCTCCCGGGTGCGCAGCGCGCGCGAGTCCCTCGTGCAGGCGATCGACCTCGCCGTCGCGGCGGAAGAAGTGGGTGTCGACGGCGCGTACTTCCGCGTGCACCACTTCGCACCGCAGCAGGCCGCGCCCTTCCCGCTGCTGTCCGCGATCGCCGCC from Curtobacterium sp. MCLR17_032 encodes the following:
- a CDS encoding MFS transporter; amino-acid sequence: MQSPRSVAGFWILAAMLLVSVASSAVPSPIYPVYAAEWHLTPLMLTAVFAIYVAGLLLSLLIAGRLSDHVGRKPVLVVGGLGVAVSLGLFAVADGLGALIVDRIVQGVSVGLLIGALGAALIDNSLERHPALAGVLNGVIPPIALATGALSSGALVEWGPAPEQLVYLLFGTLLVLLVVALVVVPEQVVARPGALRSLRPTVSVPRASRRLFRSVAGSLVSSWALGGLFLSLVPSALGAVFGIHNHFAAGALIAVVTGVGALTGLAIQRVDTRKAVLLGLVALVLGPIVTVTFVVMPSLPGLVVGSAIAGVGFGAGFQAPLRMLLATAAPTHRAGLLSTIYVVSYLAFGVPSVIGGFLEPALGLVPVLAGYGAFIVLAALVALVLQVTSKDAAEVEEAAADEVERTATGSVRTV
- a CDS encoding TIGR02611 family protein, with translation MHGDPTEPPRSAAPDASSGRQRFQWFRDLRTWIHARPHVHLFYKVLVGIVGGLIVVIGLILVPLPGPGWLVVFVGLTVLASEFHFFHRIITWLRAKLHRFWDWAKHHAPSKRMRAAADKGKADVDAAHAEAHRNVGVQRPRGQTARTGH
- a CDS encoding TraR/DksA C4-type zinc finger protein — encoded protein: MDFDPRTTLLTERTRATKLLVDVERSMLDVSDARDGANTDDEHDPEGSTLAWERSSLGAVRDDARRRVEQVDAALGRLDAGTYGRCAVGGEPIPQARLAAVPWAATCVAHA